A genomic region of Hydrogenovibrio crunogenus contains the following coding sequences:
- the yihA gene encoding ribosome biogenesis GTP-binding protein YihA/YsxC encodes MQHPLYQQATYLKSAPDLSHCPEDFGYEVAFAGRSNAGKSSALNVITSQRGLAKTSKTPGRTQLINFFECDEQRKLVDLPGYGYAKVNVNTKRAWERSLSEYIEVRASLKGLVMMVDSRMPPTEIDLMMLDWTLTLNLPVHILLTKSDKLKKGPAQNSLLKMRQLLSEKYPHATVQLFSSLKRQGLDEVWAKLDEWMEYERPVKNQPETKKS; translated from the coding sequence ATGCAACATCCACTTTACCAACAAGCAACTTATTTAAAATCGGCTCCCGATTTGTCACATTGTCCAGAAGATTTCGGCTATGAAGTCGCTTTTGCCGGGCGTTCCAATGCCGGTAAGTCCAGCGCTTTAAATGTGATTACCTCACAAAGAGGGTTGGCTAAAACCAGTAAAACACCGGGAAGAACACAGCTAATTAATTTTTTTGAATGTGATGAACAACGTAAATTAGTGGATTTGCCTGGTTATGGGTATGCCAAAGTCAATGTGAATACAAAACGTGCCTGGGAAAGAAGTTTGTCGGAATACATTGAAGTTAGAGCGTCTTTGAAAGGGTTGGTGATGATGGTGGATTCAAGAATGCCTCCGACTGAAATTGATTTGATGATGCTGGATTGGACGCTGACACTGAATTTACCCGTACATATTTTATTGACGAAGTCTGATAAATTGAAAAAAGGGCCGGCGCAAAACAGTTTGTTAAAGATGCGACAATTGTTGAGTGAAAAGTACCCGCATGCAACGGTGCAGTTGTTTTCTTCTTTAAAACGACAAGGGTTGGATGAAGTCTGGGCTAAGCTGGATGAGTGGATGGAATACGAACGGCCTGTTAAGAATCAGCCGGAGACAAAAAAGTCATAA